The Aspergillus nidulans FGSC A4 chromosome VII nucleotide sequence AGCAGGTTTTGGGAGGTCTAACAATGCCATTGTGCTGCGGATTTGTTGTAATGATGGTGCTGAATTAGGCTGTGATGTCATTGAAGGTGAGAACAACTCTTTTACTTCATGGTTCGGCCCGGAAGGCCCGCCAGCAATTGTGCAGTTTCCAAGGTTCCTAATGGGATAACCATACCAAGCTTTGGGTTTATCCATCCTTAGCTCAGTAGACTTCTGTACTGTGGTTCCCAATTTGTTATACTCTTGATATCATCCTTAATAAGTATGTTAGATCAGTCAGTTTATCGAGAATTGGCCTCAAACTCTGTGCATATCGTGATTGTACCGGCATATAGCTGAAGTTACAGTAGAAcacccttctccagctcataTTTCCCAGACACACTACGACCGCACCTCCCACACACCACTAGCAGCTCCCTTGCCACTCATGCTAGTATCAGCATTCTGAACCTGCCCATCGTCCCCAGCATCCGATAGTGTTGAGGCGCTAGTCGTTCTAAGATGTACGATTGGCTGCAAAGAATAACACCAGCTATCAGCATAACCAAACAGAATACGAACACGGGAACCTACCTCCTCAAATAGAGATATATTTCCAGAATCGCCGCAATGCTTCCTGCGGCAAACGCCGTAGCAAGGGGGAACCCTAATGGGTACGTGGGGCTATCGGCTGTCCGCCATGCACGGAGAGGTATGGTTGCGTGTCCTACATCTACAATTTCCCCCGTCAAGAAAAGTATGCCTTATGGTTACTGTGGGAAACCGACAAACAAGAGTCACCGAGGCACCGACAAGGAGCGAGCGCGCTTCTGGTTCCTTTTTGAGTATCTCTCCCAGCCATGCGAGGAGGGAATCTCTCAAAAGAGGTCAGTACGAGTAGGTTCTTGCCGTACGTCATGACAGTGCACAAGATACCCCCATGCCGCCGTGGCGAAAGTCAGGAAATAGAAGGCCATAATAGTGGGCGTTGAATTGGGCCATGCGGATAGAACAGCACAGCAGGCTAATTGCAGGACCTGGGGAGGTCTCCGTTAAGACTTGATATCCTGAGAATTAATGCTAGACTTACTGCAGGGCCAATCGAGATCTAGATGCGCCATTGCTTCCAATCGCTGACAGCGTTCAGTAGAATGTTGCTTACGATGGATATGGCATATCCGCCAAGGGGAATCAAGTTCACGGTGTAGGTACTGTGAAGATTAATGTTAGCAAGTTTCAGGTGGGATATGAAGAACTCATAAACTCAACCTGTATAGCGGTTCTTCGTCCGCTTTCTTGAGTCCTATAAGTAAGTCAGTTACTGGTGGTCTCCTGAAGTCAGCATGGCATCAAGTACCTTGAGGTACAGAAGAAAGTAACTATTTGCCCTCTGGCTCCAGGCAAACTGCAAGTATGCAGCCAAGTAGAGTCATGCGAGTGGGCTGAATGTAATGAGTTCAGCTTTCCTAAAAAGCCTCTTATAGTTGATGAGCTTCGATGTCTCGGTGTCGTTTTTCTCCATGCGCCTCAAGGCTATTCGACGCTCAGAATGGGTCAACCACACTATCCGAGTAATGCTCGGTGAGTCTGGTATAATCGAAAAGCGAATGAGTTCCCAGAGTACTGTTATGCAGCCGCTGAGTTCAAGTTAGGCTTAGCTCGAATGAGAGGAGAAAACTCGGAAGCATACCTGACGATGAAGAGCCATTGCCATCCCTCGCTCGTCAGCGTCGTGTGCAGTGCTGATAGAGTAATACTCACTTCGAGACCCCCTGCACCATAGAGGTTTTTATAGAGTGCTGCTTGCAGGATGCCGAGAAACATGCTCCCTGCGACACCGCTGACGCCGAAGATAGCCAGTCTTTTTCCGAGCTCGGCTGGGGTGTCTGCAtagtcagcagcagagacaAGAATCAACTACATAAGAGATTACCTACACCAACTGAAGATAAGGCTGACCAAGCCGGGCCACGATGTCTGAGACCGCAAATGATGAACAACCCATGTAAATGCTGCGTCAGACCGATTCAAATATCCCGAGAAGAAACCGGAGTGAATAGACTGTTCGAACATTCTTTTGCAGCATATGTCCTAGCAAACGATTAACGATGTTCATCACATGGCTGTGACACGTACGTGAGTCAGCAATCCCCAAATGACCTCGCAGGCTGGAAGGAAAATGGACGGCCGGATCAGCGACTGGATCATCTGTGGAGGGACGATGGCCAAGGCATACCCAATAGAGAAATATGTGGTAAATTCGACCAGCTCATTGCCGTACAATGACAAtgcttctttccatcctGACACGTAGGCTTGTGTTGTCGCCGATTGATCCATGTCCTAGAGTCATCGCATTAGGGCGTGGTGTGATGTGAGCAAAACACAGATGGATGCTTGCCTTTGTCAGACCTGCTACAAAGGCCTAAGTCAGAAGCAAGATATCAAGCTTCAAGACAAGGACTCGCTCCGGGTTGTCAAGGTTGAGAACCCGCGTAATCCATCTCAACGTTCCCGTCGATTTCGAATTGTGAGCTTCGAAGGACATATTGCCACCGGTGAGCCTAGGAAAACAGCAGCTCTAGAGCCTTGATGGCAAATCCGTTGCCCTTACACAACCTGTCGACTCCTGCGACGAATTTGTAGGGTCCCTTCTATGGCGTGCTCGCCCCATCCTGTGACAGCACATAATGTTCTCCAGCATGACCGTAAGGTGGGTCCCAATCAACGTTGCAGACAAAAAGCACGTAACAAATGAGTAGATACGCAGCATTGTTGCTTGCTGAAGTCGGCGTGTGTCCGAGAAAAACCGTCGTATGCGGAATAATGGTAAGGGTGACGCCTTCCCTGGCCGGGATGAGACAATTTCAGAATCACTGCTGCAAGCTTCTTTAAGTCGTCACTGGTGTCACTATTATACTCGTGAAACCTCTATAGCTCTGAACAGGAGCTTGACTTACCATATCTCCAAATACAAACGGTACCCATATCGCCATCATGGCTACAGAGTCTCTATACCCCGAGTACCTCCTCGTACGGCGTGAAGGCTTCACCTCAGCACTGGACATCCCACCCTTTGTTGTGGAAGAGCCTGGCCTGCGAGCAGACCCAGCTCTACCGGAGCTCCTCTCGCCAAAAGCTATTCTCAAGAACATCATACCGCGCGTTGGAACGGAGATATCGGGCCTTCAGCTGACGCCGGCAGGCTTGGGCCAGGTAGCCCTCCTGGCAGGGCGGCTCAACGATGTGTCCTTGTACTTGTAAGTCAATAATGGCCGCGTGGCTCATATACCTTCTGCCATTACTGTGGAGTTGACCATACAAAGAGGGACCAGGACTTCGCCGATATAGGGCCAGAGAGGCAATTGGCTATTGCGAGACATTTTGGTCCGCTGCACAAGGCACGGCCAGTTCGTCCGATCTTTAGCGGCGGCTAACGTAACGATAGCACCCGACCATGGGATATCCAAAGGGTACTGGGCCAGGACTCCAGGTCGTCTACAGTGACGAAAAAGTGTAAGTCTGACCTAACTTTTTCGGCACCCGGGGACGATACTAACAGCACATAGAGGcaatctccgccatctcctggGCTCACGAACAACTTGTGGCATATCGGACAAACCTTCACCCCAAATACACCTGGCCTGACGTTCTTCCGGGTCCTTGAAGTTCCCGCATCAGGCGGGGGAGATACAGCCTTCACTTCGTTGACAGCAGCGTAGACTGCCCTCTCCCCGGCATTTCGCGAAAGCCCCCACCGTCTAAAGCTTTTACACACCAGTGCCAGTGTTGGGGAAATCGCGGGATTAGGGCAAGAGCGAGCTCTCAAGGGGGCGGTCAGGACAGAGCACCCGCTGGTAATATCACAACAGTGACGAAGGAGCCGGTCGTGTTCGTGAATCCGACAATCGCTCTCAGGTCGTCGAGTATAAGCCGAGTGAGTCGGacctgctgctgggcttCTTGCATGATATCCGGTCAGTGGACGTTTCGTGTCGAGTTTCTTGGGAGAAAAGGACGGTTGTTGCCTGGGATCAGAGAACAGTCGCTCACTCCGCTGTTCCAGATTTCAAAGAGGGAGAACGCTGCCATATGGTCCGTATTATCCCGTATGGAAGTCAACCCCAACCTTTAAAGTATGTGCCGTAATTCATAAATATCACAAATATATACAATCTTGAACCGTATCACGCTTTAGCCTTCGCACCTTCGCCCTCCTCATTTTCTGTAAACTTCAGACTAATACTGTTCACACAATGTCTCTCATCCGTTGGCGTCGGGTAtccttctcctttgaagACATGCCCCAGATGACCCCCGCAGTTCGTACAAGTGATCtccgtcctctccatcccaaaCGAGTTATCCACGTGTCTCTGAACTGCTCCGGGAATTGAATCAAAGTACGCGGGCCATCCGCACCCGGACTTGAACTTGTGACTCGCTTTGTATAGCGGTGCGTGGCAGCCCGCGCAGGTATACACGCCTTTGGAGGGGTAGTGGGAATCATATTCGCCTGTGCCGGGCCGCTCGGTGCCCTTTTCACGAAGGATGCGGAACTGCTCTGTCCAGCCGTCAGTTGTTTCACTTTCCATTTCAATGGAGCAACCAGCGGCCATGGCCCAAGGCGGGCTCTTCGAATGTGCGGGGCAAGCCTGCTTACCTGGGCTCAAAACAGCGCGCCACTCATCCTCACTCTTGTTGACCGGAGGCGGCGCCATTTCACTGTTTTGCTTCTGAGATTCGGCTCGGGAATTTGAACTGAAGAGGGAGCTCAGAAATGGGATGAGTGGGGCGGATTTGAGGACAACTTTTGTTGCGTGTGtcggaggagggaggagTTGGGGACGGACAGCGGGCAATCGGGTGAGACCGAGGGGACTGATGGGCGATACGATGCGGAGGGGACCCTTGAGGAGGCGCATTAATGCTTTTGTCGAGTTATCTTTCGGTTCGTTTTTCTGATGAGATGTAGTGATGTCGTACTTGTTTCCAAATCAGATATTGTAAAATTTGCGGAAATCTCTCTTTTACGTCATCACGGTAACCTTATACTATACAATGAGGTTGCGGTAACTAGCTCCTCGTTAGAAGAAAGAGCTCTATTATAGTGGTTATATGAGCCGAACGGAGCTCGATGGATATGCAAAACTTCGTGTATTCAATCAAGGGTTCAAGTGCTGGGTTTAGCCGAGGACGGCCGGCGTCGATATGGTACGTGTCGACGCATTTGCTTGTATCAGTAGGAGAAAAGCCAAGAATAATGGTCCTCAGATAGATTGACAGCAGTACAAGTCAGCACGGGAATTCCAGCTTCGTAAAGCCACAGAACATACTCTAGTACCCTACAGTAATAAGCGAACCCCGACTCTTGAGATTGATTAAAGTCACAGTGGCCTTTAACTGTAGATGCCGTTTGGAATGGATATTTTTGGACATTCTAGAAATCAACTATTAATGGAGCGTCAAGGCCTAGAACGTGAGACTGCCTGCATTCTGGAGTCTGGACACAATAATAATGTAAACAATCCATATAGTCGTATTATTTCGCTCTTGGATTCCTTTCTGACGGCTATTATTAGACATGTCCTATCTTCCTCCTATTCAATTTTGAAAATCTGGCCTGATTTTTCTCTGTGACTTCTAGAAAATTTCCTCCGAAACTAAGTCAAGAGTAGTTTCGACGCCACGCAACAAAATCCTGAACAACGTCGTGTCATCGAGAGTTGAGAGGCATTATTCGTACGGTTGGACTTTCGATAGGTACTGGGCATCCCGTGACCAGCCGATCGGTCGGAATATCTCCAGTTCTTCCGTGCCGCCATTGTTCGCTGTTACTGGCATCATTAACTCTATCATCCCTCCCCAGCTTCGTCACCCTCGGTCGCTTTTGaaatctttcttttctttgcttcttatctctcctttctttACGCCTTTGCTTACGAGTACCTCTTTTCACCGATCGAACACCGCCAAAGTGTCGTCCTTACTGATGCCCCGTGCTATCTCCTTCCCACCGGAGGTTGACACAGGACCACACCGGCTAGCACCAGATCATAACATGTCCCAGAGCAAGGCTggcaggcggaggaggtcgagCAGTATCATCTACCAGGAGCCTCCCGAGTCCATTGAGCACACCAGCGACCAGGCGGCCCTCCCAAACCTGAATGCGAACTGGGTTAATGCTAAGGGTGAGTGATTGCGTGGGCTACCATTGCGCTGCTATTGGGCCCTGCTCAGAATCAAATCAAGCAAG carries:
- a CDS encoding peptide-methionine (R)-S-oxide reductase (transcript_id=CADANIAT00008592); the encoded protein is MAPPPVNKSEDEWRAVLSPGKQACPAHSKSPPWAMAAGCSIEMESEYDSHYPSKGVYTCAGCHAPLYKASHKFKSGCGWPAYFDSIPGAVQRHVDNSFGMERTEITCTNCGGHLGHVFKGEGYPTPTDERHCVNSISLKFTENEEGEGAKAKA